A window of the Kosakonia radicincitans DSM 16656 genome harbors these coding sequences:
- the pgpB gene encoding phosphatidylglycerophosphatase B — MLSIVKRTTVGAAILLVMPLTVWVSGWSWQPGQSRWWLHFLFWLTETVTQPWGIITHVALCGWFLWCLRFRLKAALMLFAILGCAILVGQGVKSFVKERVQEPRPFVLWLEKTHNIPADEFYTLKRKARGELVKSQLSGQHDIPGFLRKHWQKGTGFAFPSGHTMFAASWALLGVGLLWPRRRTWTIVFLLVWATGVMGSRLLLGMHWPRDLVVATLISWLLVTLATWLAQCLCGPLTPPAQEVPEIVARDRET; from the coding sequence ATGCTGTCAATTGTAAAGCGTACAACTGTGGGAGCGGCGATTTTATTGGTGATGCCGCTGACCGTGTGGGTTTCCGGCTGGAGTTGGCAGCCCGGACAATCCCGATGGTGGCTCCATTTTCTCTTCTGGCTAACCGAAACGGTTACGCAACCGTGGGGGATTATTACGCACGTGGCGCTGTGCGGCTGGTTTCTCTGGTGCCTGCGTTTTCGCCTGAAAGCGGCGCTGATGCTGTTTGCTATTCTTGGATGCGCAATCCTGGTCGGGCAGGGGGTAAAATCCTTCGTCAAAGAGCGGGTGCAGGAGCCGCGTCCTTTCGTGTTATGGCTGGAAAAAACGCACAATATCCCGGCGGATGAGTTCTACACTTTAAAGCGTAAGGCACGGGGAGAACTGGTAAAATCGCAACTCTCCGGACAGCATGATATTCCTGGTTTTTTACGTAAACATTGGCAAAAAGGGACCGGTTTTGCCTTTCCTTCCGGGCACACTATGTTTGCTGCCAGCTGGGCGCTGCTGGGTGTGGGGTTATTGTGGCCGCGCAGACGGACATGGACCATTGTTTTCCTGCTAGTATGGGCAACCGGGGTAATGGGTAGCCGTTTATTGCTGGGTATGCACTGGCCGCGCGATTTGGTGGTCGCAACGCTGATCTCCTGGCTGCTGGTTACGCTGGCAACCTGGCTGGCGCAATGCCTGTGTGGGCCATTAACGCCGCCTGCGCAAGAGGTGCCAGAAATTGTCGCCAGAGATCGCGAGACTTGA
- a CDS encoding LapA family protein — MKYLLIFLLVLAIFVVSITLGAQNDQQVTFNYLLAQGEYRISTLLAVLFAAGFIIGWLICGLFWLRVRVSLVRAERKIKRLEHQLAPASDVPVVSGTAAVKE; from the coding sequence GTGAAATATTTACTCATTTTCTTACTGGTATTAGCGATTTTTGTCGTGTCGATTACGCTTGGTGCGCAAAACGATCAGCAAGTGACATTCAATTATTTACTCGCGCAGGGCGAATATCGCATTTCTACGCTGTTGGCTGTGCTGTTTGCAGCCGGGTTTATCATCGGCTGGCTGATTTGCGGCCTGTTCTGGCTACGCGTGCGTGTCTCTCTGGTTCGCGCGGAACGTAAGATCAAACGACTTGAGCACCAGCTTGCTCCCGCCTCAGATGTACCGGTTGTCTCCGGCACAGCGGCGGTGAAGGAATAA
- the ribA gene encoding GTP cyclohydrolase II: protein MQLKRVAEAKLPTPWGDFLMVGFEELATGQDHVALVFGDISGQLPVLARVHSECLTGDALFSLRCDCGFQLEAALNHIAEEGRGVLLYHRQEGRNIGLLNKIRAYALQDQGYDTVEANHQLGFAADERDFTLCADMFKLLGVDEVRLLTNNPKKVEILTEAGINIVERVPLIVGRNPKNEHYLDTKAEKMGHLLK from the coding sequence ATGCAACTTAAACGTGTGGCAGAAGCCAAGCTGCCAACCCCATGGGGCGACTTCCTGATGGTGGGTTTTGAAGAACTGGCTACCGGGCAAGATCACGTTGCTCTTGTTTTCGGCGATATTTCCGGGCAGTTGCCTGTCCTGGCGCGCGTGCACTCGGAGTGTCTGACCGGTGACGCACTTTTCAGTTTGCGTTGTGACTGCGGTTTTCAGCTTGAAGCGGCCCTGAATCATATCGCCGAGGAAGGCCGTGGAGTGTTGCTTTATCATCGCCAGGAAGGCCGTAACATTGGTCTACTGAATAAAATTCGCGCTTATGCGTTGCAGGATCAGGGCTACGACACCGTTGAGGCCAACCATCAACTGGGTTTCGCCGCCGATGAACGCGATTTCACCCTGTGCGCCGATATGTTCAAACTGCTGGGCGTCGATGAAGTCCGCCTGCTGACCAATAACCCAAAGAAAGTGGAAATCCTGACCGAAGCCGGGATCAACATCGTGGAACGCGTACCGCTGATTGTCGGCCGCAACCCGAAAAACGAACATTATCTGGATACCAAAGCCGAAAAAATGGGGCATCTGCTGAAATAA